A part of Desulfobacter sp. genomic DNA contains:
- a CDS encoding SidJ-related pseudokinase, translated as MGMLPPNKTGRIDTENFLAGPVRDFSAAYMAVKYLADHIRNHPETITGTTIEVLAGVIESSRFQKQKQVLFLYGEAADAMVSMAILPQFPVSAPIIPRLLAMLDRAQGKRLRAVSQALGRLPVSFTQELALPGPDTDAPEPAMEIDFDTLAGALACRREVSFAWKGRSLALKTGQTILGIIKFAHSPENIRELLSEAIWMEQLNDSLPQPGVALPRPFQLRGRLLFKLSGNLPPGGPASIKKGICIAFIPCPGYYDYPNHHPERFTPDLLKAIFFKNAEFLGRLSRAGVFHTALIPLFHNRVQRNRRNDNGAYLWEHGGRLDQWLDSCRFPNFAASGPRDFEHLDATAASSGSGKLRHYIGEHLLSFILVIGSCFRNKAPARRGRDGDNRPCDTRDLFHLPLFSELVNGVCRAYFKGLVDRPCPPDTLLAPRNLIQALISAMGKDEHMEEVLRVRDQEVMDDAAFKTFLTERGLNPDMEKGLADIVLETGPHLGGFNRPISVPMLIDQLFRFSAFCTAHCYLEGRQQAGADALPDQQPVSRVDHLFV; from the coding sequence ATGGGCATGTTGCCACCCAACAAAACCGGCAGAATTGATACTGAAAATTTCCTTGCCGGACCTGTCAGGGATTTCAGTGCCGCCTACATGGCTGTGAAATACCTGGCGGACCATATCCGGAACCACCCTGAAACCATTACCGGCACAACCATAGAGGTGCTGGCCGGGGTCATCGAATCCAGCCGCTTCCAGAAACAGAAACAGGTGCTTTTCCTTTACGGTGAAGCCGCCGACGCCATGGTATCCATGGCCATCCTGCCCCAGTTTCCGGTGTCAGCCCCCATTATCCCCCGCCTGCTGGCCATGCTGGACCGGGCCCAGGGCAAACGCCTCAGGGCGGTCTCCCAGGCCCTTGGCCGCCTGCCCGTATCCTTTACCCAGGAATTGGCCCTCCCCGGACCGGATACTGATGCGCCGGAACCGGCCATGGAAATAGACTTTGATACCCTTGCCGGGGCCCTGGCCTGTCGTCGGGAGGTATCCTTTGCCTGGAAGGGCAGAAGCCTGGCTTTGAAAACCGGCCAAACAATTCTGGGAATTATCAAATTTGCCCATTCGCCGGAAAATATAAGGGAACTGCTTTCAGAAGCCATATGGATGGAGCAGTTGAATGACAGCCTTCCCCAGCCCGGGGTTGCCCTGCCCCGCCCCTTTCAGCTCAGGGGCAGACTCCTGTTCAAACTCTCAGGCAACCTTCCCCCGGGCGGGCCCGCCAGTATTAAGAAGGGGATATGCATCGCCTTTATCCCCTGCCCCGGGTATTACGATTATCCCAACCATCACCCGGAACGTTTCACCCCGGACCTGCTTAAAGCCATTTTTTTTAAAAATGCCGAATTTTTAGGCCGGCTCAGCCGCGCAGGGGTGTTTCATACCGCCCTGATCCCCCTGTTCCACAACCGGGTGCAGCGAAACAGACGCAACGACAACGGGGCCTATTTATGGGAACACGGCGGGCGGCTGGACCAATGGCTGGACTCCTGCCGGTTTCCCAACTTCGCCGCCTCCGGCCCCAGGGATTTCGAACACCTTGATGCCACTGCCGCCAGCAGCGGCAGCGGCAAGCTCAGGCATTATATCGGGGAACACCTGCTCAGCTTCATACTGGTTATCGGCAGCTGCTTTCGGAATAAAGCCCCCGCCCGCCGGGGCAGAGACGGAGACAACCGCCCCTGTGATACCCGGGATCTTTTCCACCTGCCCCTGTTTTCCGAACTGGTCAACGGTGTATGCCGTGCTTATTTCAAGGGACTGGTGGACCGCCCCTGCCCACCTGACACTCTTCTTGCACCAAGAAATCTGATTCAGGCATTGATCAGCGCCATGGGAAAGGATGAACACATGGAGGAGGTGCTCAGGGTCAGGGACCAGGAAGTTATGGATGACGCGGCCTTCAAAACCTTTTTAACGGAACGGGGTCTCAATCCGGATATGGAAAAGGGTCTGGCGGATATCGTGCTGGAAACCGGCCCCCACCTGGGGGGATTTAACCGGCCGATCTCCGTTCCCATGCTCATCGACCAATTGTTCCGGTTTTCAGCATTCTGCACGGCCCACTGCTATCTGGAGGGAAGGCAACAGGCGGGGGCTGACGCATTACCGGACCAGCAGCCGGTCTCCCGGGTGGATCATCTTTTTGTATGA
- a CDS encoding transglycosylase SLT domain-containing protein yields the protein MNRLIIPAVLICLMLSAAPGQAGEKVSKPIVRSHIPTLVEITRFSGVIRLCGEKIPYEVAEIRERLEKEMMLSVWNRPQVVLWLKRAHRYFPHIERILKKEKLPDDLKYLPIVESALLPHSRSGKGAVGYWQFLKSTGKRYGLRIDNKVDQRKNLFKSTEAACRYFEKLKTQFGSYLLAIAAYNMGEFGLNREIEAQETKDFFSLYLPLETQRYLLKIVAAKLIIEHPEAYGFGLTPQDLYPVFTYSKLNFSVDGDIPLSIIAKSAGISFKTLKDYNPDIRGYYLTGGSGTVLVPKGKEKGFKENFTALHRAWKAQESVKIHVVRPGESLTGIATQYKMTLSSLLRLNKFSYKKMIHPGDRLLVR from the coding sequence ATGAACCGATTAATAATCCCGGCCGTTCTTATATGCCTGATGCTGTCTGCAGCACCCGGCCAGGCCGGTGAAAAAGTAAGTAAGCCCATCGTCAGAAGCCACATCCCCACATTGGTGGAAATCACCCGGTTTTCCGGCGTGATACGGCTCTGCGGCGAAAAAATTCCCTATGAGGTGGCGGAAATCCGGGAGCGGCTGGAAAAAGAGATGATGCTGTCGGTGTGGAACCGTCCCCAGGTGGTGCTCTGGCTTAAACGGGCCCACCGGTATTTTCCCCACATCGAGCGGATTCTGAAAAAGGAAAAACTGCCCGATGATCTGAAATACCTGCCCATTGTTGAAAGCGCCCTGCTTCCCCACAGCCGGTCCGGGAAGGGGGCCGTCGGTTATTGGCAGTTTCTGAAAAGTACAGGCAAACGCTACGGCCTGAGAATCGATAATAAAGTAGACCAGCGGAAGAATCTGTTTAAATCCACAGAAGCGGCCTGCCGGTATTTTGAAAAACTCAAAACCCAATTCGGCTCCTATCTTCTGGCCATTGCCGCTTATAATATGGGGGAGTTTGGGCTGAATCGTGAAATAGAGGCCCAGGAAACCAAAGATTTCTTTTCCTTGTACCTGCCCCTGGAGACCCAGCGGTATCTGTTGAAAATTGTGGCGGCAAAGCTGATTATAGAACATCCGGAAGCCTATGGTTTCGGTCTGACCCCCCAGGATCTTTATCCGGTGTTTACCTATTCAAAACTCAATTTTTCCGTGGACGGGGATATTCCCCTCTCCATCATCGCCAAATCTGCTGGAATTTCGTTTAAAACCCTTAAGGATTATAATCCGGATATCCGGGGGTACTACCTGACCGGCGGCAGCGGAACGGTCCTGGTGCCCAAAGGAAAAGAAAAAGGATTTAAAGAAAATTTTACAGCCCTCCACAGGGCCTGGAAGGCCCAGGAAAGTGTGAAAATACATGTGGTCCGGCCGGGGGAGAGCCTCACGGGAATCGCCACCCAGTATAAAATGACTCTGTCGTCCCTGCTGCGGCTCAATAAATTTTCATACAAAAAGATGATCCACCCGGGAGACCGGCTGCTGGTCCGGTAA
- a CDS encoding inositol monophosphatase: protein MPQASNDKKNGRHLIPFIKQLAKTAGQICLEGRAQLTTADLTFKSPKDLVTATDKAVEGFLVKEIRTAFPDHAIIGEETGTTAGTGEYRWIIDPIDGTTSFVHEQPFYAVSIGLEKEGKRVAGIVYAPVLDQMFWAETGRGAFLNGRPIGVSTTRKLTDAVMATGFACLRSGMADNNLPHFNRIVPQLRDIRRYGSAALDLCYTACGRLDGYWEMNLNLYDIAAGVVILEEAGGKVSDFAGANNYPEKGIVAANPHLHGQLITCLNPKQ from the coding sequence ATGCCCCAGGCAAGTAACGATAAAAAAAACGGTAGACATTTGATACCTTTTATAAAACAGTTGGCCAAAACGGCCGGGCAGATATGCCTTGAGGGCCGTGCCCAACTCACAACCGCCGACCTGACATTCAAATCCCCTAAAGACCTGGTCACCGCAACAGATAAAGCCGTGGAGGGCTTTCTGGTCAAAGAAATCCGTACAGCCTTTCCGGACCACGCCATCATTGGAGAAGAGACAGGAACCACTGCCGGCACCGGAGAATACCGCTGGATCATTGATCCCATAGACGGCACCACCTCCTTTGTCCATGAACAGCCTTTTTATGCGGTCAGCATCGGCCTCGAAAAAGAAGGGAAACGGGTGGCCGGCATCGTCTATGCCCCGGTACTGGATCAGATGTTCTGGGCTGAAACCGGCAGAGGCGCTTTTTTGAACGGCCGTCCCATAGGGGTCTCCACCACCCGGAAACTCACCGACGCCGTCATGGCCACCGGCTTCGCCTGCCTCAGATCCGGCATGGCGGACAACAACCTCCCCCACTTTAACAGAATTGTACCGCAGCTCAGGGATATCCGAAGATACGGATCAGCCGCCCTGGATCTTTGTTACACCGCCTGCGGCCGCCTTGACGGGTACTGGGAAATGAATCTCAATCTCTACGATATTGCAGCCGGAGTGGTCATACTAGAAGAGGCTGGCGGAAAGGTAAGCGATTTTGCAGGGGCAAACAACTACCCCGAAAAAGGAATTGTTGCAGCCAATCCCCATTTACACGGACAGTTGATCACCTGCCTGAACCCCAAACAGTGA
- the ylqF gene encoding ribosome biogenesis GTPase YlqF translates to MNIQWFPGHMLETKNQLKNSIARVDVILEILDARLPVASANPYVNRLGQEKARLKVLNKADLADPEVTGQWIEYFNSEMNLPAIAIQGTLPDQAALALDRCVSLVQRNRARKVKVMVVGIPNTGKSTMLNTLAGKKVAKTGNVPAVTRHQQRTSLPNNIDIYDTPGILWPVIEPKERALALAASGAISDTAVDYHEIAFYAVGLLMARYPGNLLARYDFFDRLPSDTQELIDAVGRARGCLKKGGIINYQKASELIIRELRSGKIGRISFETPKDTESANETSS, encoded by the coding sequence ATGAATATCCAATGGTTCCCCGGCCATATGCTGGAAACAAAAAACCAGTTGAAAAATTCCATTGCCCGAGTGGATGTCATCCTGGAAATCCTTGACGCAAGACTGCCTGTTGCCAGTGCCAACCCATACGTCAACCGGCTGGGACAGGAAAAAGCCCGGCTCAAAGTACTCAACAAAGCAGATCTGGCCGACCCCGAAGTCACCGGCCAATGGATTGAGTATTTTAATTCTGAAATGAATCTGCCGGCCATTGCCATCCAGGGCACCCTGCCGGACCAAGCAGCCCTGGCCCTGGACCGCTGCGTCTCCCTTGTGCAGCGCAACCGGGCAAGAAAAGTGAAAGTCATGGTGGTGGGCATTCCCAACACCGGCAAATCCACCATGCTCAACACCCTGGCGGGTAAAAAGGTGGCCAAAACAGGAAATGTGCCGGCGGTGACCCGGCACCAGCAGCGGACCAGCCTGCCCAACAACATTGATATCTACGACACCCCCGGCATCCTCTGGCCGGTGATCGAACCCAAAGAAAGGGCGCTGGCCCTGGCCGCCTCCGGTGCCATTTCAGATACAGCCGTGGACTACCATGAAATCGCATTTTATGCGGTGGGCCTGCTTATGGCACGATACCCCGGCAACCTTCTTGCCCGGTATGATTTTTTTGACCGGCTCCCGTCAGATACCCAGGAACTGATTGATGCCGTCGGCCGGGCCAGGGGATGCCTGAAAAAAGGTGGAATCATCAACTACCAGAAAGCGTCCGAACTCATTATCCGGGAACTGAGATCCGGAAAAATCGGACGGATCAGCTTTGAAACTCCAAAGGATACGGAATCAGCCAATGAAACCAGCTCTTAA
- a CDS encoding carboxy terminal-processing peptidase, producing the protein MKPALKYFRRCRTALLGLIILLYITGGTLFAAQASVAPTAQQSRQCRSIIQALERAHFTGKKMDKAMSAMVFDRYIKNLDPARHLLTHMDMDEFQPLKHLMYRYVQKGDLGPAFEIFNIYQARRLQRLDYILASIKTWETDLDFTLNEELVIDTDIQRFVPAPSDLNLLWKKELKNHIISLKLDGKDNPEITETLEKIYTSRRNRLEQVQGRDVFQIFMNAVTACFDPHTQYFPPRVSEDFDIQMSLSLEGIGAVLQNEYEYTKVVRLIPKGPADKSHLLMPGDKIIGVGQGTQGEIKDTIGQRIDDVVKLIRGPKDTFVRLKIIPAKNANDTATISIKRDKVKLEEQSAKKRVVEVASLGKTYKIGIIEIPNFYIDFQAYHRGDKDYKSTSRDVEKLLGELKEEKIDGLIVDLRDNGGGALKEANDLTGLFLKSGPTVQIKTKHRISRLYDQDPAIVYTGPLVVLINRMSASASEIFAGAIKDYNRGIIVGSRSFGKGTVQELKPLGEGRLKLTSAKFYRISGKSTQHKGVEPDIHFPRIYNVEDIGESAFEGALLWDRITATPYHAYRPIRPMFNALEQEYASREGKDPGMAYLKQRIDMANRLGSIQRLSLNLENRSQMDKDQSRQELTMENQFRAHKGEAPVENLEDTHTTVKEFNEILMGQTEYLAADYIRLSRQLGYTW; encoded by the coding sequence ATGAAACCAGCTCTTAAGTACTTTCGCCGCTGCCGGACAGCCCTTCTCGGTCTCATCATACTCCTTTACATTACCGGTGGAACCCTTTTTGCCGCCCAGGCAAGTGTGGCGCCGACGGCCCAGCAGAGCCGTCAGTGCAGAAGCATTATCCAGGCCCTTGAACGGGCCCATTTTACCGGTAAAAAAATGGACAAGGCCATGTCCGCCATGGTTTTTGACCGGTATATCAAAAACCTGGATCCGGCCCGGCACCTGCTGACCCATATGGACATGGATGAATTCCAGCCCTTAAAACACCTGATGTACAGGTATGTGCAAAAAGGTGATCTGGGCCCTGCATTTGAAATTTTCAACATCTACCAGGCCAGACGCCTCCAGCGGCTGGACTATATTCTGGCATCCATCAAGACCTGGGAAACCGATCTTGATTTTACCCTTAACGAAGAACTTGTCATTGATACGGACATCCAGCGATTTGTACCGGCCCCTTCCGATCTGAACCTATTGTGGAAAAAAGAACTGAAAAACCATATCATTTCCCTGAAGCTGGACGGAAAGGACAATCCTGAAATCACTGAAACCCTTGAAAAAATCTACACCAGCCGCAGGAACCGGCTGGAACAGGTACAGGGACGGGACGTATTCCAGATCTTCATGAATGCTGTTACGGCCTGCTTTGATCCCCACACCCAGTATTTCCCGCCCCGGGTGTCCGAGGATTTCGATATCCAGATGAGCCTGTCCCTGGAAGGGATCGGCGCCGTGCTCCAGAACGAGTACGAATATACCAAGGTGGTCCGGCTCATCCCCAAGGGGCCGGCCGACAAATCCCACCTGCTCATGCCCGGGGACAAAATCATCGGGGTGGGCCAGGGAACCCAGGGTGAGATCAAAGATACCATCGGACAGCGAATTGACGATGTGGTCAAACTGATCCGGGGGCCCAAGGATACCTTTGTGCGCCTGAAAATCATTCCGGCCAAAAACGCCAATGACACCGCCACCATCAGCATCAAACGGGACAAGGTCAAACTTGAGGAACAGTCAGCCAAAAAGAGAGTAGTTGAAGTGGCCTCCCTGGGCAAAACCTATAAAATCGGCATCATTGAGATACCCAATTTTTATATTGATTTCCAGGCCTACCACCGGGGGGATAAGGATTATAAAAGCACCAGCCGGGATGTGGAAAAGCTGCTGGGAGAACTTAAAGAGGAAAAAATCGACGGCCTGATTGTGGATCTTCGGGACAACGGCGGCGGCGCACTCAAAGAGGCCAACGACCTTACCGGCCTGTTTCTTAAATCCGGCCCCACCGTACAGATCAAAACCAAGCACCGGATATCCCGGCTTTACGACCAGGACCCGGCCATCGTATATACCGGCCCCCTTGTTGTCCTGATCAACCGCATGTCTGCCTCGGCCTCTGAAATTTTTGCAGGGGCCATCAAAGACTATAACCGCGGGATCATTGTGGGCAGCCGCAGCTTCGGCAAAGGAACGGTTCAGGAGCTAAAACCCCTTGGAGAGGGACGGCTCAAGCTCACTTCGGCCAAATTTTACAGGATATCTGGAAAAAGCACCCAGCACAAGGGGGTTGAACCGGACATCCACTTTCCCAGAATCTACAATGTTGAGGATATCGGAGAAAGTGCCTTTGAGGGGGCCCTGCTCTGGGACCGCATTACCGCCACCCCGTATCATGCCTATCGCCCCATTCGTCCCATGTTCAACGCATTGGAACAAGAGTATGCGTCCAGGGAGGGCAAAGACCCTGGAATGGCCTACCTGAAACAGCGCATTGACATGGCCAACCGTCTGGGCAGCATCCAGCGCCTCTCACTGAACCTTGAAAACCGCTCCCAGATGGATAAGGATCAGTCCCGGCAGGAACTGACCATGGAGAATCAGTTCAGGGCGCATAAAGGCGAAGCCCCCGTGGAGAACCTTGAAGATACCCATACCACCGTCAAGGAATTCAACGAAATCCTGATGGGACAGACCGAGTATCTGGCCGCCGACTACATCAGACTGAGCCGGCAGCTGGGTTACACCTGGTAG
- a CDS encoding peptidylprolyl isomerase produces the protein MAIASARHILVDSEEFCQELIDKINGGEDFAELAKQHSKCPSGARGGDLGKFGPGQMVPEFDRVVFNESVGEAHGPVKTNFGYHIVEITSRTE, from the coding sequence ATGGCCATTGCAAGCGCACGCCATATCCTTGTTGACAGCGAAGAGTTCTGCCAAGAACTGATTGACAAAATCAACGGCGGTGAAGACTTTGCCGAACTTGCCAAACAGCATTCAAAATGCCCTTCCGGAGCCAGAGGCGGCGATCTTGGGAAATTCGGACCGGGACAGATGGTGCCCGAGTTCGACCGGGTTGTATTTAATGAAAGCGTCGGGGAAGCCCACGGCCCCGTTAAGACCAACTTTGGCTACCACATCGTGGAAATTACAAGCCGCACCGAATAG
- a CDS encoding AsmA-like C-terminal domain-containing protein, giving the protein MGIQRKTIYKTGVYSAVACLIFALAAPFLLQFLINLKPVKSRISLEIQKYAGMELRQDKIEFILFPLPGIRFNEIELDISPRFTLAVDRAEVYLDSAELLDRKIIPRQIDIQGPTLQITSGKNIPAVNGKAAPESQTDRTAQSSFEAFFPADMADRIYALVPHSRENIKINITRGGSDYFSGLDARLRISPDKKGIGLTAGIEDIDIRKGQMPELDKATTGILKRFSAGSLHLNLNLSSSGTLSGEINLHRTETSLSGLKESILVPGEIPLKFFLSPESVTAAMGPWQFESPGGEINVEFNYRPPSGETRLMFNGRDVDIAQARALCLPLLGGNEVVDILFDILRGGKTRDVMVGFEARRPAELFDGKNLIIEGSAASARVKIPGVPLIVNQVAGRATMKDGVLHIDAQKGKIQGANIRGGTLDIDLVNHVDEPFSGKFDIDADMAFLPQTLIALLPGTVLARELALVSEIQGSARGVLELNMPTGSDTVEIRVTADNFHAAGRYAPVPLPLSVTGGKFSFTPEKITLNEVTGSIGRTPVQIKQSEFSLSSPFPFKIEQGQADLAAGPLMSWARQYPRVMEIFAPAVNFAGQIKAEKVSIQGPMFIPAKWEYNVKADASNLSIGFRENDFSIQNFSGAFNISNTFFSASRMNGLIQDLTWLDTGRDADLLSGIKLPIQMSRGSYNAQKSGCKFGSLMKMPATGPQVSLTLSGHTPKSLRPAKIIIEDGTRSNAQLLSQASRNKPVINFKGKLDTRTLEKMLVQGSTLHKALHAVTDGRPLVLFTDDSRQMHITAEYMNLDALLSEIKKLKPAAGRQGSGSQVSGRQTDRSLTLQQNLALNSEALIFHDKTFNDVHALIRLDSGSKNIQIHEAGLCGLTASGRVDLTPGKKNTMAASQLVIRSSEAADASRLFTCLLGGKSIIEGRCTFKGELAGSDTVEGIIRHQNGDLSFSAEEGRIYKATLLSRVLSVLNILGDTDIRQQGFGYKSMTVTAEVKESVIHIKKAYIDADDMAIVASGWVDPFNDRLSLTFLVAPFKTIDTIIQHIPLVNTILSGRLVSFPAKASGKLSDPTVIPLHPSAVGKGLITLFSDLIQAPVRLFKGEKSNE; this is encoded by the coding sequence ATGGGTATCCAGCGCAAAACCATATACAAAACAGGGGTATATTCGGCGGTGGCCTGCCTTATTTTCGCCCTGGCCGCCCCTTTCCTGCTCCAGTTTCTCATTAATCTAAAGCCTGTCAAATCCCGAATTTCCCTTGAAATTCAAAAATACGCCGGCATGGAACTGCGCCAGGATAAAATTGAATTTATCCTCTTCCCCCTGCCCGGCATCCGCTTCAACGAGATCGAACTGGATATCAGCCCACGGTTCACCCTGGCCGTCGATCGTGCAGAAGTCTACCTTGATTCTGCCGAACTGCTGGACCGGAAGATCATCCCAAGACAGATCGATATCCAGGGCCCGACCCTTCAAATTACCTCCGGAAAAAACATTCCAGCAGTAAACGGCAAAGCGGCACCGGAATCCCAAACAGATCGCACCGCACAGTCTTCCTTTGAAGCGTTTTTCCCCGCCGATATGGCCGACCGGATATATGCACTGGTTCCCCACAGCCGGGAGAATATTAAAATAAATATCACCCGGGGCGGTTCGGATTATTTTTCCGGCCTGGACGCCCGGCTCAGGATTTCGCCGGACAAAAAGGGAATCGGGCTGACAGCCGGGATTGAAGACATAGATATCCGGAAGGGGCAGATGCCCGAACTGGACAAGGCCACGACCGGTATACTCAAGCGGTTTTCCGCAGGCAGCCTCCACTTAAATCTGAATCTTTCTTCCTCCGGGACCCTGTCCGGTGAAATCAACCTTCACCGGACTGAAACATCCCTTTCCGGGCTGAAAGAATCCATCCTCGTGCCCGGAGAAATCCCATTGAAATTTTTCCTCTCCCCGGAGTCGGTGACAGCCGCCATGGGCCCCTGGCAGTTTGAATCCCCCGGCGGAGAAATCAATGTCGAATTCAATTACCGTCCCCCATCCGGGGAAACGCGGCTGATGTTCAATGGAAGGGATGTGGATATTGCCCAGGCCCGCGCCCTCTGCCTACCCCTGCTGGGGGGTAACGAAGTAGTGGATATCCTTTTTGATATCCTCAGGGGCGGAAAGACCCGGGATGTCATGGTGGGATTTGAAGCCCGGCGCCCGGCAGAATTGTTTGACGGGAAAAACCTTATCATTGAAGGCAGTGCCGCCTCTGCCCGGGTTAAAATACCCGGGGTGCCCCTGATCGTTAACCAGGTGGCCGGCCGTGCCACCATGAAAGACGGGGTCCTCCACATTGATGCCCAAAAGGGGAAGATCCAGGGCGCAAACATCAGGGGCGGCACCCTGGATATTGACCTCGTGAACCATGTTGACGAGCCCTTTTCCGGAAAATTCGACATTGATGCGGACATGGCCTTCCTGCCCCAAACCCTGATCGCCCTGCTGCCCGGAACAGTCCTGGCCCGGGAACTGGCACTGGTATCCGAGATTCAGGGCAGCGCCCGGGGGGTACTGGAACTCAATATGCCCACTGGCAGCGACACCGTTGAAATTCGTGTCACTGCAGACAATTTTCACGCAGCGGGCAGATACGCCCCTGTGCCCCTTCCCCTGTCAGTTACCGGAGGTAAGTTTTCCTTTACCCCGGAAAAAATCACCCTGAATGAGGTGACCGGCAGCATCGGCCGCACCCCCGTTCAGATAAAACAAAGTGAATTTTCCCTCTCTTCCCCTTTTCCATTTAAAATCGAACAGGGGCAAGCAGATCTGGCCGCCGGGCCCCTTATGTCCTGGGCCAGACAATATCCCCGGGTAATGGAAATATTTGCCCCTGCCGTTAACTTTGCCGGCCAGATAAAGGCTGAAAAAGTGTCAATACAAGGCCCCATGTTTATTCCCGCAAAATGGGAGTACAACGTAAAGGCAGATGCCAGTAATCTGAGCATAGGTTTTAGGGAAAATGATTTTTCAATCCAAAATTTTTCCGGCGCCTTTAATATCTCCAACACTTTTTTTTCGGCATCCCGCATGAATGGATTGATCCAAGACCTGACATGGCTTGATACCGGCAGAGACGCCGACCTTCTTTCCGGCATAAAATTGCCGATTCAGATGAGCCGGGGCAGCTACAATGCCCAAAAAAGCGGCTGCAAATTCGGGAGCCTCATGAAGATGCCGGCTACAGGCCCCCAAGTTTCTTTGACGCTTTCAGGACACACCCCCAAATCCCTTAGACCGGCCAAAATCATAATAGAGGACGGTACACGTTCCAATGCACAGCTTCTATCCCAAGCCTCCCGGAATAAGCCCGTCATAAATTTCAAAGGAAAGCTGGATACACGGACCCTGGAAAAAATGCTGGTTCAGGGCTCAACGCTTCACAAGGCACTGCACGCGGTTACAGACGGCAGGCCCCTGGTTCTGTTCACAGACGACAGCCGTCAAATGCATATCACCGCAGAATACATGAACCTGGATGCACTTTTGTCAGAAATTAAAAAATTAAAACCGGCCGCCGGCCGCCAGGGCTCCGGATCCCAGGTTTCGGGCAGGCAGACCGACCGGTCCCTGACCCTGCAACAAAATTTGGCTTTAAACTCAGAGGCCCTGATTTTCCACGATAAAACCTTCAATGATGTCCATGCTCTCATCCGTCTGGATTCAGGCAGTAAAAACATCCAAATCCACGAGGCCGGGCTCTGCGGCCTGACGGCCTCAGGCAGGGTGGATTTAACTCCCGGTAAAAAAAATACCATGGCAGCCAGTCAACTGGTTATCCGGTCTTCTGAGGCAGCAGATGCATCAAGGCTTTTCACTTGCCTGCTTGGGGGCAAAAGCATTATTGAAGGACGCTGCACCTTTAAGGGAGAATTGGCCGGCAGCGATACCGTGGAAGGCATTATCCGGCACCAAAACGGCGACCTCTCTTTTTCAGCGGAAGAGGGCCGGATTTACAAAGCCACCCTGCTCTCCCGGGTATTATCGGTCCTCAATATTCTCGGGGATACGGATATCCGCCAGCAGGGATTCGGGTACAAATCCATGACAGTGACGGCAGAGGTCAAAGAGAGCGTCATCCACATCAAAAAAGCCTATATTGATGCCGACGATATGGCCATTGTCGCCAGCGGCTGGGTGGATCCATTTAATGACCGGCTGAGCCTGACCTTTCTGGTGGCCCCCTTTAAAACCATTGATACCATTATTCAGCACATTCCACTGGTCAACACCATCCTCAGCGGGCGGCTGGTCTCTTTTCCGGCAAAGGCGTCGGGCAAACTATCCGATCCCACGGTCATCCCCCTTCATCCCTCTGCTGTGGGCAAGGGGCTGATCACCCTGTTCAGCGACCTGATCCAAGCGCCTGTCCGCCTGTTTAAAGGAGAAAAAAGCAATGAATAA
- a CDS encoding regulatory protein RecX, with amino-acid sequence MKTDKAYHLALRYLGRRPRSVKEMKDYLAKKQVPSGEITDIIRRLMDLNYLDDREFARQFIDNRIRFKPKSTYALKWEMRQKGISPEVADDLLASLDNMELAWSAARQKAEHWGHMAPETRKKKLMNHLRYRGFDHGVCLAVWERFQSLI; translated from the coding sequence ATGAAAACGGATAAAGCATACCATCTCGCCCTCCGCTACCTGGGCAGACGGCCCAGGTCCGTTAAAGAAATGAAAGATTACCTGGCCAAAAAACAAGTGCCCTCCGGAGAGATAACAGATATTATCCGGCGCCTTATGGATTTGAACTACCTGGATGACCGGGAGTTCGCACGGCAGTTCATTGACAACCGGATCAGATTCAAACCCAAATCCACATATGCTTTAAAATGGGAGATGCGGCAAAAGGGCATCAGCCCGGAAGTGGCAGACGATTTGCTCGCCTCCCTGGATAATATGGAACTGGCCTGGTCCGCGGCCCGCCAAAAGGCTGAACACTGGGGTCACATGGCGCCGGAAACCCGGAAGAAAAAACTGATGAATCACCTGCGATACCGGGGATTCGACCATGGTGTCTGTCTGGCTGTCTGGGAACGATTCCAGTCGCTTATCTAA